From Luteococcus japonicus, one genomic window encodes:
- the rapZ gene encoding RNase adapter RapZ, with protein sequence MSTPTTTPAAAVNPRLVIITGLSGAGRRTAAHAMEDLGWYVVDNLPPSLLPNLVDLARGKGIGKLGVVLDVRSRTLFEQLGSVFAELTEQGLDIEVLYLEADDAAIVKRQESTRRPLPLQGDGRLMDGIEKERAMLSTLRASADLVVDTTNINVHQLAARVAHAYGGDEGNRIRVAVMSFGFKNGLPLDADLVLDVRFLPNPHWIPELRPQTGLSEAVSSYVLAQPGAEDFLTRLEGLFETMAPGYIREGKRQVTVAIGCTGGKHRSTAMSEEFGRRLRAKDVPVTVMHRDLGKE encoded by the coding sequence GTGAGCACACCTACCACTACCCCAGCCGCAGCCGTGAACCCGCGCCTGGTGATCATCACCGGCCTGTCCGGGGCCGGGCGTCGCACGGCCGCGCACGCCATGGAGGACCTGGGTTGGTATGTGGTGGACAACCTTCCCCCGTCGCTGCTGCCCAATCTCGTGGACCTGGCCCGGGGCAAGGGGATCGGCAAGCTCGGGGTGGTGCTGGACGTGCGCAGCCGCACCCTCTTCGAGCAGCTGGGCTCCGTCTTCGCCGAGCTCACCGAGCAGGGCCTGGACATCGAGGTGCTCTACCTCGAGGCCGACGATGCCGCCATCGTGAAGCGGCAGGAGTCCACCCGTCGCCCGCTGCCCCTGCAGGGGGATGGCAGGCTGATGGACGGCATCGAGAAGGAACGGGCGATGCTGTCCACGCTCCGTGCCTCGGCGGACCTGGTGGTGGACACCACCAACATCAACGTGCACCAGCTGGCCGCCCGGGTGGCCCACGCCTACGGAGGCGACGAGGGCAACCGGATCCGGGTGGCGGTGATGAGCTTCGGCTTCAAGAACGGCCTGCCGCTGGATGCGGACCTGGTGCTGGATGTCCGCTTCCTGCCCAACCCGCACTGGATCCCGGAGCTGCGCCCCCAGACCGGCCTGTCGGAGGCCGTCAGCAGCTATGTGCTGGCCCAGCCCGGTGCCGAGGACTTCCTGACCCGGTTGGAGGGGCTCTTCGAGACGATGGCTCCCGGATACATCCGGGAGGGCAAGCGTCAGGTGACCGTCGCCATCGGATGCACCGGAGGAAAACACCGCTCCACGGCGATGAGCGAGGAGTTCGGCCGCCGCCTGCGGGCCAAGGACGTCCCCGTGACCGTGATGCACAGAGACCTGGGCAAGGAGTGA
- a CDS encoding gluconeogenesis factor YvcK family protein has product MNAARRPARGERTSRPAVTALGGGHGLSASLSALRRVTDRLTAIVTVADDGGSSGRLRSEFDCLPPGDLRMALAALCEDDHAGRQWADVLQSRFTGSGPLGGHAVGNLLIAGLWQHLDDPVAGLDQVGELLRTRGRVLPMSLTPLTIAAEVIGLDPLRPDEVCTLSGQATVAKTRAEVQKIRLEPEDASACPDSLEAIADSDFVVLGPGSWFTSVLPHLLVPELADAIVDSSARKVVALNMSSAGETDGFTPSRHIELLAEHAPRLRLDTVIADQSFADEHLDSYVRSLGAELVVADVAMRDGSARHDPLRLASVFADVMGC; this is encoded by the coding sequence GTGAACGCCGCACGGCGCCCCGCCCGGGGCGAACGGACCAGCCGTCCTGCCGTCACGGCCCTGGGAGGTGGACACGGACTGTCGGCCAGCCTCAGCGCCCTGCGACGCGTCACGGACCGCCTCACCGCCATCGTCACGGTGGCCGACGACGGCGGCTCATCTGGCCGTCTGCGCAGCGAGTTCGACTGCCTGCCGCCGGGGGACCTGCGGATGGCGCTGGCCGCCCTGTGTGAGGACGACCACGCCGGACGACAGTGGGCCGACGTGCTGCAGTCACGCTTCACCGGCAGCGGTCCGCTGGGCGGGCATGCCGTCGGCAACCTGCTGATCGCAGGCCTGTGGCAGCACCTGGACGACCCGGTGGCCGGCCTTGACCAGGTGGGGGAGCTGCTGCGCACCCGCGGCCGGGTGCTGCCGATGTCGCTGACCCCCCTGACGATTGCGGCGGAGGTGATCGGCCTGGATCCGCTGCGGCCCGACGAGGTGTGCACCCTGTCCGGCCAGGCCACCGTCGCCAAGACCCGGGCCGAGGTGCAGAAGATCCGGCTGGAACCCGAGGATGCGTCAGCCTGCCCCGACTCGCTGGAGGCCATCGCGGACAGCGACTTCGTGGTGCTGGGGCCCGGTTCCTGGTTCACCTCGGTGCTCCCTCACCTGTTGGTTCCGGAGCTGGCCGACGCCATCGTGGACTCTTCGGCCCGCAAGGTCGTCGCGCTCAACATGTCGTCCGCCGGGGAGACCGACGGTTTCACACCCTCGCGGCACATTGAGCTGCTCGCCGAGCACGCCCCCCGGTTGCGGCTGGACACGGTGATTGCGGACCAGAGCTTTGCCGACGAGCACCTGGACAGCTATGTCCGTTCCCTGGGCGCCGAGCTGGTGGTGGCCGATGTCGCCATGAGGGACGGTTCGGCGCGGCATGACCCGCTGCGCCTCGCGTCGGTCTTCGCCGACGTGATGGGATGCTGA
- the whiA gene encoding DNA-binding protein WhiA — MAMTQQVKTELATIRVTKPCCRRAEVASMLRFAGGIHIVSGRIVIEAEFDTGAAARRLRTAIQDLYGFTAEMIMVNGSGIRRGTRYTLRLVSEGESLARQTGLTDAHGRPVRGLPAIVVGGGTCCQVAAWRGAFLAHGSLTEPGRSMALEVTCPGSEAALALVGAARRLQIGSKAREVRNVDRVVIRDGDAIAAMLTRLGAHESLLAWEERRMRREVRASANRLANFDDANLRRSARAAVAAGARVERALEILGDEVPDHLKAAGLLRLEHKNASLEELGQLHNPPLTKDAVAGRIRRLLATADKIAAERGIASTEANLSAEMLDER, encoded by the coding sequence ATGGCCATGACACAGCAGGTGAAGACGGAGCTCGCCACCATCAGGGTGACGAAGCCGTGCTGCCGCAGGGCGGAAGTGGCCAGCATGCTGCGTTTCGCCGGAGGCATCCACATCGTGAGCGGACGCATCGTGATCGAGGCGGAGTTCGACACCGGAGCCGCGGCGCGCAGGTTGCGCACCGCCATCCAGGACCTCTACGGCTTCACCGCCGAGATGATCATGGTCAATGGCTCGGGGATCCGCCGCGGTACGCGCTACACCCTGCGCCTGGTCTCCGAGGGGGAGTCACTCGCTCGCCAGACAGGACTGACCGATGCCCATGGCCGCCCCGTGCGGGGTCTGCCCGCCATTGTGGTCGGCGGCGGCACCTGTTGCCAGGTGGCGGCCTGGCGGGGAGCCTTCCTTGCCCACGGCTCGCTCACCGAACCCGGCCGATCGATGGCCCTCGAGGTGACCTGCCCCGGCTCGGAGGCCGCGCTGGCGCTGGTCGGCGCCGCTCGTCGCCTGCAGATCGGTTCCAAGGCGCGCGAGGTGCGCAATGTGGACCGGGTGGTGATCCGTGATGGTGACGCGATTGCCGCCATGCTGACCCGGCTGGGCGCCCACGAGTCCCTGCTGGCCTGGGAAGAGCGGCGGATGCGTCGCGAGGTCCGCGCCTCCGCCAACCGGCTGGCCAATTTCGACGACGCCAACCTGCGCCGTTCTGCGAGGGCCGCCGTCGCTGCAGGGGCACGCGTGGAGCGCGCTCTGGAGATCCTCGGGGACGAGGTCCCGGACCACCTCAAGGCCGCGGGACTTCTTCGCCTGGAGCACAAGAATGCGAGCCTGGAAGAACTGGGTCAGTTGCACAATCCTCCGTTGACCAAGGATGCCGTGGCGGGACGGATCCGTCGCCTGCTGGCCACCGCGGACAAGATTGCAGCCGAACGCGGAATTGCCTCCACGGAGGCCAACCTCAGTGCGGAGATGCTCGACGAGCGGTGA
- the gap gene encoding type I glyceraldehyde-3-phosphate dehydrogenase translates to MTVKVGINGFGRIGRNYFRALIDQGADIEVVAVNDLTDNKTLAHLLKYDSLMGRFAGEVSFDDEYITVDGKKIRALAERDPKNLPWGDLGVDIVIESTGFFTDAEKAKAHIEAGAKKVIISAPGKNVDGTFVMGVNDKDYTNEMNIISNASCTTNCLAPLAKVLNDKFGIERGIMTTIHSYTGDQRLLDAPHSDLRRARAAALNMIPTKTGAAQAVALVIPELKGKFDGLAVRVPTPTGSLTDLTFEASKEVTVDEIKAAVKEAAEGELKGVLKYTEDPIVSSDIVGDPHTSIFDANETKVIGKLVKVLSWYDNEWGYSNSLVRLTALVGSKLA, encoded by the coding sequence ATGACCGTCAAGGTTGGAATCAACGGCTTCGGCCGCATCGGCCGCAACTACTTCCGCGCCCTCATCGACCAGGGTGCCGACATCGAGGTCGTTGCCGTCAACGACCTGACCGACAACAAGACTCTCGCCCACCTGCTGAAGTACGACAGCCTGATGGGCCGCTTCGCCGGTGAGGTCAGCTTCGACGACGAGTACATCACCGTTGACGGCAAGAAGATCCGCGCCCTCGCCGAGCGCGACCCGAAGAACCTGCCCTGGGGCGACCTGGGTGTCGACATCGTCATCGAGTCGACCGGCTTCTTCACCGACGCCGAGAAGGCCAAGGCCCACATCGAGGCCGGCGCCAAGAAGGTCATCATCTCGGCCCCCGGCAAGAACGTCGACGGCACCTTCGTCATGGGCGTCAACGACAAGGACTACACCAACGAGATGAACATCATCTCGAACGCGTCCTGCACCACCAACTGCCTGGCCCCCCTGGCCAAGGTGCTGAACGACAAGTTCGGCATCGAGCGCGGCATCATGACCACCATCCACAGCTACACCGGTGACCAGCGCCTGCTCGACGCCCCGCACAGCGACCTGCGTCGCGCCCGCGCCGCCGCGCTGAACATGATCCCGACCAAGACCGGCGCCGCCCAGGCCGTCGCCCTGGTCATCCCCGAGCTCAAGGGCAAGTTCGACGGCCTCGCGGTCCGCGTTCCCACCCCCACCGGCTCGCTGACCGACCTGACCTTCGAGGCTTCGAAGGAGGTCACCGTCGACGAGATCAAGGCTGCCGTCAAGGAGGCCGCCGAGGGTGAACTCAAGGGTGTCCTGAAGTACACCGAGGACCCGATCGTCTCCTCCGACATTGTCGGCGACCCGCACACCAGCATCTTCGACGCCAATGAGACCAAGGTCATCGGCAAGCTGGTCAAGGTCCTGTCCTGGTACGACAACGAGTGGGGCTACTCCAACTCGCTGGTCCGCCTGACCGCCCTGGTCGGCTCCAAGCTGGCCTGA
- a CDS encoding phosphoglycerate kinase: protein MKSIKDLGDLKGKRVVIRCDFNVPLDGDTITDDGRIKAALPTLGELREAGARVVVLAHLGRPKGEVNPKYSLAPVAKRLGELLGTEVKLAGDVVGPSAQETAAALADGEVALMENVRYEKGEESKDEAERIELAKKYAELGDVYVSEGFGVVHRKQASVYDIAKLLPSAAGLLVKKEGDVFSKVLSDPERPFVVVLGGAKVADKLAVIDNLLKLADTVIIGGGMAYTFLKAQGHEVGSSLLDEANVETCKGYLEQAKAAGKQLLLPVDVRIAKGMDFDAKTVDGAVTVVKSDAIPADQGGLDIGPETEKLFADTIKAAKTVVWNGPMGVFEIEELSNGTKAVAKALTEVDGLSVVGGGDSAAAVREFGHADSDFGHVSTGGGASLEYLEGKELPGLTVLEGKN, encoded by the coding sequence GTGAAGTCGATCAAGGATCTTGGCGATCTGAAGGGCAAGCGGGTAGTCATCCGCTGCGATTTCAACGTGCCGCTGGATGGCGACACCATCACCGACGACGGCCGCATCAAGGCCGCCCTGCCCACCCTGGGCGAGCTGCGCGAGGCCGGCGCCCGCGTGGTCGTGCTGGCCCACCTGGGACGCCCGAAGGGTGAGGTCAACCCCAAGTACTCCCTGGCTCCCGTCGCCAAGCGACTGGGCGAGCTGCTGGGTACCGAGGTCAAGCTGGCCGGCGACGTCGTCGGTCCCTCCGCGCAGGAGACCGCTGCCGCCCTCGCCGATGGCGAGGTCGCACTGATGGAGAACGTCCGCTACGAGAAGGGCGAGGAGAGCAAGGACGAGGCCGAGCGCATCGAGCTTGCCAAGAAGTACGCCGAGCTGGGCGACGTGTACGTCTCCGAGGGCTTCGGCGTCGTGCATCGCAAGCAGGCCAGTGTCTACGACATCGCCAAGCTGCTCCCGAGCGCTGCCGGTCTTCTGGTGAAGAAGGAGGGCGACGTCTTCTCCAAGGTCCTCTCCGACCCCGAGCGTCCCTTCGTCGTGGTGCTGGGTGGCGCCAAGGTGGCCGACAAGCTGGCCGTCATCGACAACCTGCTCAAGCTGGCCGACACCGTCATCATCGGCGGTGGCATGGCCTACACCTTCCTCAAGGCCCAGGGCCATGAGGTTGGCAGCTCCCTGCTCGACGAGGCCAATGTGGAGACCTGCAAGGGCTACCTCGAGCAGGCCAAGGCCGCCGGCAAGCAGCTGCTGCTGCCCGTCGACGTCCGCATCGCCAAGGGCATGGACTTCGATGCCAAGACCGTCGACGGTGCCGTCACCGTCGTGAAGTCCGACGCGATCCCCGCCGACCAGGGTGGCCTGGACATCGGCCCGGAGACCGAGAAGCTGTTCGCGGACACCATCAAGGCCGCCAAGACCGTCGTCTGGAACGGCCCGATGGGCGTCTTCGAGATCGAGGAGCTGTCCAATGGCACCAAGGCCGTGGCGAAGGCTCTGACCGAGGTCGACGGCCTGTCCGTCGTCGGTGGTGGCGATTCCGCCGCCGCCGTGCGCGAGTTCGGCCACGCCGACAGCGACTTCGGTCACGTGTCCACCGGTGGTGGAGCCTCGCTCGAATACCTGGAGGGCAAGGAGCTCCCGGGTCTCACCGTTCTGGAAGGAAAGAACTGA
- the tpiA gene encoding triose-phosphate isomerase, which translates to MARKPLMAGNWKMNLDHVEATGLVQKLAWTLKDKGYDESKSEAAVLVPFTDIRTVQTLIEADRLPIAFGAQDVSTQESGAYTGEISAPMLAKLNCSYVAVGHSERRQYHGEDDATVNAKAKKVIEHGMTPIICVGEGLDIRKAGNQVQYTLDQVKGALDGISAAQVANLVIAYEPVWAIGTGEVATPEDAQEVCGAIREEIGKIYDAPTAEAVRIQYGGSVKAKNVGELMAKPDVDGALVGGASLDPEEFAGIVRFYELPAVSA; encoded by the coding sequence ATGGCACGCAAGCCACTCATGGCCGGCAACTGGAAGATGAACCTCGACCACGTCGAGGCCACCGGCCTGGTGCAGAAGCTCGCCTGGACCCTGAAGGACAAGGGTTACGACGAGAGCAAGTCCGAGGCTGCCGTCCTGGTGCCCTTCACCGACATTCGCACGGTGCAGACCCTGATCGAGGCCGATCGCCTGCCGATCGCCTTCGGTGCCCAGGACGTCTCCACCCAGGAGTCCGGTGCCTACACCGGCGAGATCTCCGCCCCGATGCTGGCCAAGCTGAACTGCTCCTACGTGGCCGTCGGCCACTCCGAGCGTCGCCAGTACCACGGTGAGGACGACGCCACCGTCAACGCGAAGGCCAAGAAGGTCATCGAGCACGGCATGACCCCCATCATCTGCGTGGGTGAGGGTCTGGACATCCGCAAGGCCGGCAACCAGGTGCAGTACACGCTGGACCAGGTCAAGGGTGCCCTCGACGGCATCAGCGCCGCCCAGGTCGCCAACCTGGTCATCGCCTACGAGCCCGTCTGGGCCATCGGCACCGGCGAGGTTGCCACTCCCGAGGATGCGCAGGAAGTCTGCGGCGCCATCCGCGAGGAGATCGGCAAGATCTACGACGCCCCCACCGCTGAGGCCGTGCGCATCCAGTACGGCGGCTCGGTGAAGGCCAAGAATGTCGGCGAGCTAATGGCCAAGCCCGACGTCGACGGCGCACTGGTCGGCGGCGCCAGCCTCGACCCGGAGGAGTTCGCCGGGATCGTGCGCTTCTACGAGCTGCCCGCCGTCTCTGCCTGA
- the secG gene encoding preprotein translocase subunit SecG translates to MTWPIMTLSIILVVLSVILGLFILLHKGRGGGMSDLFGGGMSTSMGGTSVAERNLDRLTVIVGLLWFGTIIGLLALYRFGG, encoded by the coding sequence ATGACCTGGCCCATCATGACGCTGTCGATCATCCTGGTCGTCCTGAGCGTGATCCTCGGCCTGTTCATCCTGCTCCACAAGGGGCGCGGTGGCGGCATGTCCGATCTCTTCGGTGGCGGCATGTCGACGTCGATGGGCGGAACGTCCGTGGCCGAGCGCAATCTGGATCGGCTGACGGTCATCGTCGGCCTGTTGTGGTTCGGCACCATCATCGGCCTGCTGGCCCTCTACCGCTTCGGCGGCTGA
- a CDS encoding RNA polymerase-binding protein RbpA — MAGGSAIRGSRVGAGPMGEAERGDAAPRLYVSYFCSNGHETRPAFAAEATIPESWDCPRCGLPANTDAENPPPPPKIQPYKTHLAYVKERRSDAEAKAILAEALKMLRTRRKNGEVIY, encoded by the coding sequence GTGGCAGGTGGCAGCGCCATCCGGGGGAGCCGCGTAGGGGCAGGGCCCATGGGCGAAGCGGAGCGCGGAGACGCGGCTCCTCGTCTGTACGTCTCGTACTTCTGCTCCAACGGACACGAGACCCGTCCGGCCTTCGCGGCCGAGGCAACCATTCCCGAGAGCTGGGACTGCCCGCGCTGCGGACTGCCGGCGAACACGGACGCGGAGAATCCGCCGCCTCCGCCGAAGATCCAGCCCTACAAGACGCACCTGGCCTATGTGAAGGAGCGTCGCTCCGATGCCGAGGCCAAGGCCATCCTGGCCGAGGCGCTGAAGATGCTGCGCACCCGCCGCAAGAACGGAGAGGTCATCTACTGA
- the pgl gene encoding 6-phosphogluconolactonase has product MSAPRVLRHDDLDELVQDAAQSLMDTLLGLQATQETVHLCLTGGRMANQIYERFAELVPDSGLNTQALHLWWGDERFVPTTDPERHALRTLSILARTLQLSSAQTHPMPASGGKADPGEAAYAYAHELGNTIFDVCLLGLGVDGHVASLFPGRLDDTSSSLAVGVNDAPQAPSERISLTLNAINRSRRVWLWVGGEQKASVVARALAGDPDLPAAHVRGQLETLWFLDAEAASQLPQYRCEL; this is encoded by the coding sequence ATGAGCGCACCGCGCGTGCTGCGGCACGATGACCTCGACGAGCTGGTGCAGGACGCCGCCCAGTCACTGATGGACACGCTGCTGGGGCTGCAGGCCACCCAGGAGACCGTGCACCTGTGCCTCACCGGCGGCCGGATGGCGAACCAGATCTATGAACGTTTCGCGGAACTGGTCCCCGACTCCGGGCTCAACACCCAGGCGCTGCACCTGTGGTGGGGGGACGAGCGCTTCGTGCCCACCACCGACCCCGAGCGCCATGCCCTGCGCACGCTGTCGATCCTGGCCCGCACGCTCCAACTGTCCAGCGCCCAGACCCATCCGATGCCCGCCAGCGGCGGCAAGGCGGATCCGGGTGAGGCCGCCTACGCCTATGCGCACGAGCTGGGCAACACCATCTTCGACGTCTGCCTGCTGGGGCTGGGTGTCGACGGTCACGTCGCCTCCCTCTTCCCGGGACGGCTGGACGACACCTCCAGCTCCCTGGCCGTGGGCGTGAACGACGCGCCGCAGGCCCCCTCGGAACGGATCAGCCTCACCCTGAACGCCATCAACCGCTCGCGCCGGGTGTGGCTGTGGGTTGGTGGCGAACAGAAGGCCTCCGTCGTGGCGCGGGCCCTGGCGGGTGACCCCGATCTGCCCGCCGCCCATGTTCGCGGCCAGTTGGAGACGCTGTGGTTCCTGGACGCCGAGGCAGCCTCCCAGCTGCCCCAGTACCGGTGTGAACTCTGA
- a CDS encoding glucose-6-phosphate dehydrogenase assembly protein OpcA encodes MIIELENTSTAQVAREIRHGHRSTGTSAMAFTLVVVTQEKHYDKVIHACLQAGGEHPSRILVVVHAIGQESRLDAQIRMGEGIPGDLVTLRMSGELAQHSASVVLPLLLPDSKVVVWWPNASPESPSDDQIGALATRRITDAAGASDPVSAVVVRARYHSPGDTDLTWTRLTPWRALLAAAVDQYPGRVRHATVEAAKDNAPAELMAAWLQARLGVEVERKFTKGPGMTGIRLTTAAGDIALLRPGKASTATYLVPGQPQREVALKRREINELITEELRRMDPDLIFHQATQVLLERETARAAQPEGKADEK; translated from the coding sequence ATGATCATCGAACTCGAGAACACCTCCACCGCCCAGGTCGCGCGGGAGATCCGCCACGGCCACCGCAGCACCGGCACCTCCGCGATGGCCTTCACCCTGGTGGTGGTCACCCAGGAGAAGCACTACGACAAGGTGATCCACGCCTGCCTGCAGGCGGGAGGTGAACACCCGTCGCGGATCCTGGTGGTGGTGCACGCCATCGGCCAGGAGTCACGGCTGGACGCCCAGATCCGGATGGGTGAGGGAATCCCCGGTGACCTGGTGACCCTCCGGATGTCCGGGGAACTGGCCCAGCACAGTGCCTCGGTGGTGCTGCCATTGCTGCTGCCCGATTCCAAGGTGGTCGTCTGGTGGCCCAATGCCTCCCCGGAATCACCCTCCGACGACCAGATCGGTGCCCTGGCGACCCGTCGGATCACCGATGCCGCGGGGGCCAGCGACCCCGTCTCCGCCGTCGTGGTGCGGGCCCGCTACCACTCCCCCGGCGACACGGACCTCACCTGGACCCGTCTCACGCCCTGGCGAGCCCTGTTGGCCGCAGCCGTGGACCAGTACCCGGGCCGCGTACGGCACGCCACCGTCGAGGCGGCCAAGGACAATGCCCCCGCCGAGTTGATGGCCGCCTGGCTGCAGGCACGGCTCGGCGTCGAGGTGGAACGCAAGTTCACCAAGGGACCTGGCATGACCGGCATCCGGTTGACCACCGCGGCCGGTGACATCGCCCTGCTCCGCCCCGGCAAGGCCAGCACGGCCACCTACCTGGTGCCCGGGCAGCCGCAGCGCGAGGTGGCACTCAAGCGTCGCGAGATCAACGAACTCATCACCGAGGAGCTGCGCCGCATGGACCCGGACCTGATCTTCCACCAGGCAACACAGGTGCTCCTGGAGCGCGAGACGGCGCGCGCGGCGCAGCCGGAGGGAAAGGCTGACGAGAAATGA
- the zwf gene encoding glucose-6-phosphate dehydrogenase: MNDDHRSNPLRDPRDRRLPRIAGPCALVIFGVTGDLAGKKLLPAVYDLANRGLLPPGFALVGYARRDWDDEAFASVVLESVKKNARTPFKEEVWTQLRRGIRFVSGNFSDDEGFQALRETLRDLEESQGTAGNNAFYLSIPPGHFDGVVGKLRRLGLADQGGARWSRVIIEKPFGHDLESAQELNRVVGSVFPPESVFRIDHYLGKETVQNMLAVRFANQMFEPIWNNNYVSHVQITMAEDIGIGGRAGYYDGIGAARDVIQNHLLQLMALTAMEEPNNFEADELRAEKRKVLAAASTPADLAAHTARGQYLGGWQGGEKVRGYLEEEGIEPGSMTETYAAIRVDVDNRRWAGVPFYLRTAKRMPRRVTEIALNFKRAPHLPFADTDTQEMGTNALVMRIQPDEGVTMRFGAKVPGTAMEIREVSMDFGYGGSFTESSPEAYERLILDVLLGDPPLFPQHEEVELGWKILDPVLDFWASTGEQPEGYAAGTWGPASADEMLARDGFTWRRP, encoded by the coding sequence GTGAACGACGACCACCGCAGCAATCCGCTGAGGGATCCCCGGGATCGCAGGCTCCCCCGCATCGCGGGCCCCTGCGCCCTGGTGATCTTCGGCGTGACCGGTGACCTGGCCGGCAAGAAGCTGCTGCCCGCCGTCTATGACCTGGCCAATCGTGGGCTTCTGCCGCCCGGCTTCGCGCTGGTGGGCTATGCCCGTCGCGACTGGGACGACGAGGCCTTCGCGTCGGTGGTGCTGGAGAGCGTCAAGAAGAATGCCCGCACCCCCTTCAAGGAGGAGGTGTGGACGCAGCTTCGCCGCGGCATCCGGTTCGTCAGTGGCAACTTCAGCGACGACGAGGGCTTCCAGGCCTTGCGCGAGACCCTGCGTGACCTGGAGGAGAGCCAGGGCACGGCGGGCAACAATGCCTTCTACCTGTCCATCCCGCCGGGCCACTTCGACGGTGTCGTGGGCAAGCTGCGTCGGCTCGGTCTGGCCGACCAGGGCGGTGCCCGGTGGAGCAGGGTGATCATCGAGAAGCCCTTCGGCCATGACCTGGAGAGCGCGCAGGAGCTGAACCGGGTCGTGGGCAGCGTCTTCCCACCCGAGTCGGTCTTCCGGATCGACCACTACCTGGGCAAGGAGACGGTGCAGAACATGCTGGCGGTGCGTTTCGCCAACCAGATGTTCGAGCCGATCTGGAACAACAACTACGTCAGCCACGTGCAGATCACCATGGCCGAGGACATCGGTATCGGCGGCCGCGCGGGCTACTACGACGGCATCGGCGCTGCCCGCGACGTCATCCAGAACCACCTGCTGCAGTTGATGGCATTGACCGCGATGGAGGAGCCCAACAACTTCGAGGCCGACGAGCTGCGGGCGGAGAAGCGCAAGGTGCTGGCGGCTGCCTCCACCCCGGCCGACCTTGCGGCCCACACTGCCCGTGGGCAGTACCTGGGCGGCTGGCAGGGCGGAGAGAAGGTCAGGGGCTATCTGGAGGAGGAGGGCATCGAGCCGGGCTCGATGACCGAGACCTATGCCGCGATCCGAGTCGACGTAGACAACCGACGTTGGGCGGGCGTTCCCTTCTACCTGCGCACCGCCAAGCGGATGCCCCGACGGGTGACGGAGATCGCGCTGAACTTCAAGCGGGCCCCGCACCTGCCCTTCGCGGACACCGACACCCAGGAGATGGGGACCAATGCCCTGGTGATGCGGATCCAGCCCGACGAGGGCGTCACCATGCGTTTCGGGGCCAAGGTGCCCGGCACCGCGATGGAGATCCGCGAGGTGAGCATGGACTTCGGCTACGGCGGCTCCTTCACCGAAAGCTCACCGGAGGCCTACGAGCGCCTCATCCTGGACGTCCTGCTGGGCGACCCGCCGCTCTTCCCGCAGCACGAGGAGGTGGAACTGGGATGGAAGATCCTGGACCCGGTGCTGGACTTCTGGGCATCGACGGGTGAGCAGCCGGAAGGATATGCGGCCGGCACCTGGGGCCCAGCCAGCGCCGACGAGATGCTGGCCCGTGACGGTTTCACCTGGCGACGTCCCTGA